The nucleotide sequence GCGAGCTGCGCGGCCAGCCGCGTGCGGCGGTGCGCGAGCCTGCGCACTTCTGGGTGAAGGGGCGCATCAGCACCGGCACGGTGCAGAACATCTCCCGCGGCGGCGCCTACGTGGCCGCGGGCTGGCTCCCGCGCGAAGGCACCGACCTCAAGGTCGAGTTCGCCCTGCCCGGCGACGGCACTCCGATCGTCGCCCCCGCGCGTGATGTGGCGCCGCTACGAGGCCGAGAGCGGAGGCTTCGGACTGCGCTTCGTGGCGCTCGACGCGCACACGCAGGATCACCTCACGCGCTTTGTCGAGGCGAACGAGACGGCGGTCCCTGCGACGGCGTGAGCCGGGTCGCGGCTCCGCGGCGTCGCGCGCGCGGGGCTTACTCCTCCGCGCCGATCACCTCTTCCAGGCTCATCCAGTTCGTGTCGCTCGAATTGGTGTGAGGGCGCACGACGGAGAGGACCTTGTCGCCCTGCTTCACCACGTACACGTGCGTGGTTGCACCCCCCCATGCGCACGCGATGCTCCTCGACGACGATCGGCTCGTCGCTCGCGGCCTGGCCGGCTGGCAGCGCAAGCGAGAGCTTGCCGTTCACGCGCACCTGGCCGAGCGA is from Deltaproteobacteria bacterium and encodes:
- a CDS encoding response regulator; amino-acid sequence: MSSERPRILVVDDVPLFREVESLYLARIGDVRSASSAAEVRALFASEPAEVVVVDLHLPDEPGDALCRALLAAARCETRVVVVTRGEANEHARAVVAGAAEVLAKPLGRSELVNAVSRLAGELRGQPRAAVREPAHFWVKGRISTGTVQNISRGGAYVAAGWLPREGTDLKVEFALPGDGTPIVAPARDVAPLRGRERRLRTALRGARRAHAGSPHALCRGERDGGPCDGVSRVAAPRRRARGAYSSAPITSSRLIQFVSLELV